One genomic window of Aquisalimonas sp. 2447 includes the following:
- a CDS encoding class I adenylate-forming enzyme family protein — MWARDAFPAMRRETHYGDRVVRCFADRPTDLNCLLPEALARAADSEALIHDELRLTYRELDARVAQVAAGLAAHGVEAGDRVALILDNGTPFVELMLATWRLGAVIVPLNTRDQKPGYQHMLSDSGARLVVYEPALRDRLPSPADLPELQHRLCVEAGPGEAGYDALFEHGQRTEVATVAEDDTAAILYTSGTTGRPKGAMLTHLGIVHSLMHFQWGMELGPGDRSLITVPMSHVTGLVALIGVSLRAAGALIIQREFKAARFLELAARERMTHTVLVPAMYNLCLLDPDFDGHDLSAWRIGGYGGAPMPEVTIRALAEKLPGLQLMNAYGATETSSPASMMPPAYTSGRGDSVGAELPCAEVVIMDDAGCEVPQGESGEVWIRGPMVVPGYWNNEAATAREFIAGFWRSGDIGSKDGDGFLYVFDRKKDMINRGGYKVYTTEVENVLLEHPDVVEAAVVGRPCPVLGERVHAFVVTATAGLSAEALKQHCAAALSDYKVPEACTFSSEPLPRNPNGKVLKRSLRDELA, encoded by the coding sequence ATGTGGGCACGCGATGCCTTTCCCGCGATGCGGCGGGAGACCCACTATGGTGACCGGGTGGTACGCTGTTTTGCGGACCGCCCGACGGACCTGAACTGCCTGTTGCCGGAGGCGCTGGCGCGTGCCGCCGACAGTGAAGCGCTGATCCATGACGAGCTGCGACTCACCTACCGGGAACTCGACGCCCGGGTCGCGCAGGTGGCCGCCGGCCTCGCCGCCCACGGCGTTGAGGCGGGCGACCGGGTGGCGCTCATCCTCGACAATGGCACGCCGTTCGTGGAACTCATGCTGGCCACCTGGCGGCTGGGCGCCGTGATCGTGCCGCTGAACACCCGGGACCAGAAGCCCGGGTACCAGCACATGCTCTCCGACTCCGGTGCCCGGCTGGTGGTGTACGAGCCGGCGCTGCGGGACCGGTTGCCGTCGCCGGCGGACCTCCCGGAGCTGCAGCACAGACTGTGTGTGGAAGCCGGGCCAGGGGAGGCGGGATATGACGCCCTGTTCGAGCACGGCCAGCGGACCGAGGTGGCCACCGTCGCCGAAGACGATACCGCGGCCATTCTCTATACGTCCGGCACGACCGGCAGGCCGAAGGGCGCCATGCTCACGCACCTCGGCATCGTCCACTCGCTGATGCACTTCCAGTGGGGGATGGAGCTCGGACCGGGGGATCGGTCCCTGATCACCGTTCCCATGAGTCATGTCACCGGCCTGGTGGCGTTGATCGGTGTGTCGCTGCGCGCCGCGGGGGCGCTGATCATCCAGCGCGAGTTCAAGGCCGCCCGCTTCCTGGAGCTGGCGGCCCGTGAACGCATGACCCACACCGTGCTGGTGCCGGCCATGTACAACCTGTGCCTCCTGGACCCGGACTTTGACGGCCATGACCTCTCCGCGTGGCGTATCGGCGGCTACGGCGGGGCACCCATGCCGGAAGTCACCATTCGCGCCCTGGCAGAGAAGCTGCCGGGCCTGCAGCTCATGAACGCCTACGGGGCCACCGAGACCAGTTCACCGGCCAGCATGATGCCGCCGGCGTACACCTCGGGCCGTGGTGACAGCGTTGGGGCGGAGCTCCCTTGTGCCGAGGTCGTCATCATGGATGACGCGGGCTGTGAAGTCCCGCAGGGTGAGTCCGGAGAAGTCTGGATCCGCGGGCCCATGGTGGTGCCGGGCTACTGGAACAACGAGGCGGCGACGGCACGGGAATTCATCGCCGGCTTCTGGCGTTCCGGGGACATCGGCAGCAAGGATGGCGACGGTTTTCTGTACGTCTTCGACCGCAAGAAGGACATGATCAACCGCGGCGGCTACAAGGTGTACACCACGGAAGTGGAAAACGTGCTTCTGGAACACCCCGACGTTGTGGAAGCGGCGGTGGTGGGGCGGCCCTGCCCGGTGCTGGGCGAACGCGTGCATGCGTTCGTCGTGACGGCGACGGCCGGGCTCAGTGCCGAGGCGCTGAAGCAGCATTGCGCCGCGGCACTGTCCGACTACAAGGTCCCCGAGGCGTGTACCTTCAGCAGCGAGCCGCTGCCCCGCAATCCCAACGGCAAGGTGCTCAAGCGCAGTCTGCGGGATGAGCTGGCATGA
- a CDS encoding MFS transporter: protein MTDPGQRPNMVLTVLCGTFTALVVIVFARLAFGVLLPPMRADLGLSYQQAGTLGTVTALGYLLFVLAGGAAAARWGARRTVVFGLLTVTVGFAGLSLASSYPMLLFLKALLGFGTAFSFAPMVSLLAAWFPERRGLVIGCMSAGIGAGSLLIGFLVPWLYTQLGDTGWRLSWGIFAVTGLAVSALVLGVVRDPPGSRTAAGETPPSADKWLIYRHPRMLIVATTYGLIGLTYIIQVIFMVSFVVETGYSERTAGQLVAMMGLLSIAAGPAWGMLSDRWGRGNALTTAMVLVTVATVLPLLEQTLLMFFLHFLMMGLAVNGTFALVQASSTDQVAPRYIPIAFSYATVFFAFGQFVGPAIAGWLIDTTDDFRSAFLFSTVGLLMGTAMSYWIRSFPRELAVGEESVREAGRS, encoded by the coding sequence ATGACTGATCCCGGTCAACGCCCGAACATGGTGCTGACCGTCCTCTGCGGCACCTTCACCGCCCTGGTGGTGATCGTGTTCGCACGGCTGGCGTTCGGTGTGTTGTTGCCCCCCATGCGGGCCGATTTGGGGCTCAGCTATCAGCAGGCGGGAACACTTGGCACCGTGACCGCGCTGGGTTACCTGCTGTTCGTGCTCGCGGGTGGCGCTGCTGCGGCGCGCTGGGGCGCGCGGCGCACCGTGGTGTTCGGTCTGCTCACGGTGACGGTGGGCTTCGCCGGGCTCAGCCTGGCGTCCAGCTATCCCATGCTGCTGTTTCTCAAGGCGCTACTGGGCTTCGGCACGGCATTCAGTTTCGCGCCCATGGTCTCGCTGCTGGCGGCCTGGTTTCCGGAGCGACGGGGCCTTGTCATCGGCTGCATGTCCGCCGGCATCGGCGCCGGCAGCCTGCTGATCGGCTTTCTGGTGCCCTGGCTGTACACCCAGCTGGGCGACACTGGCTGGCGGTTGAGCTGGGGCATCTTCGCCGTCACGGGGCTGGCCGTGTCCGCGCTGGTTCTCGGCGTCGTGCGCGATCCGCCCGGGAGCAGGACCGCGGCGGGCGAAACGCCGCCGTCGGCGGACAAGTGGCTGATCTACCGCCATCCCCGCATGCTGATCGTGGCGACCACCTACGGCTTGATCGGCCTGACCTACATTATCCAGGTGATCTTCATGGTCAGTTTCGTGGTGGAGACGGGCTACTCGGAACGCACAGCAGGCCAACTGGTGGCCATGATGGGCCTGCTCTCCATTGCCGCCGGGCCGGCCTGGGGCATGCTGTCGGACCGCTGGGGGCGTGGCAATGCGCTGACCACCGCCATGGTGCTGGTCACGGTGGCCACCGTCCTGCCCCTGCTGGAGCAGACACTGCTCATGTTCTTCCTGCACTTCCTGATGATGGGTTTGGCGGTGAACGGAACCTTTGCCCTGGTCCAGGCCAGCAGCACAGACCAGGTGGCACCGCGATACATCCCCATCGCCTTCAGCTATGCCACGGTGTTCTTCGCCTTCGGCCAGTTCGTGGGGCCGGCCATCGCGGGCTGGCTGATCGATACCACCGACGATTTCCGGTCGGCGTTCCTGTTTTCCACCGTGGGGCTGCTCATGGGCACGGCCATGAGCTACTGGATCCGGAGCTTCCCGCGGGAGCTCGCCGTGGGCGAGGAGTCCGTGCGGGAAGCGGGGCGGTCGTGA
- a CDS encoding phosphotransferase, with product MNQPVDQLDLPRLEAYLAGQIEDFGTIRECRKFSGGQSNPTFLLTTDRRRYVLRRKPPGELLKSAHAVDREYRVMRALQETPVPVPRMFLLCEDESVIGSVFYVMDYVEGRIHWNAALPDSSPGERTAIYGNMVAVLAAIHSVDVHQVGLGDFGKPGNYFARQLNRWSKQYYASETEKNPAMDRLIQWLEANMPEDDGRMSLIHGDYRIDNLIIHPDTPEVLAVLDWELSTLGHPWGDLSYQCMQLRLSQDAAIPGLGDLDRKALGIPTEEEYVAEYCRLTGIDAIPNWNFYIVFNYFRLAAILQGIQKRALDGNASSDKAFEYGAMARPLAEEAVQLI from the coding sequence ATGAACCAACCTGTGGATCAGCTCGACCTTCCCCGGCTGGAGGCGTATCTGGCCGGCCAGATCGAGGACTTCGGCACCATCCGGGAGTGCCGCAAGTTTTCCGGTGGGCAGTCCAACCCCACTTTCCTGCTCACCACCGACCGCCGGCGCTACGTGCTGCGTCGCAAGCCGCCGGGGGAACTGCTGAAGTCGGCCCATGCCGTGGACCGGGAATACCGGGTGATGCGGGCGCTGCAGGAGACCCCGGTGCCCGTGCCGCGGATGTTCCTGCTGTGCGAGGACGAGTCGGTAATCGGCTCGGTGTTCTACGTCATGGATTACGTGGAAGGACGCATCCACTGGAACGCGGCGCTGCCCGATTCCAGCCCCGGCGAGCGCACGGCCATCTACGGCAACATGGTGGCGGTGCTCGCCGCGATCCACAGCGTTGACGTCCACCAGGTGGGGTTGGGCGATTTCGGCAAGCCGGGCAACTACTTCGCCCGCCAGCTCAATCGCTGGAGCAAGCAGTACTACGCCTCGGAGACGGAGAAGAACCCGGCCATGGACCGGCTCATCCAGTGGCTGGAAGCCAACATGCCCGAAGACGACGGCCGCATGTCTCTGATCCACGGGGACTACCGCATCGACAATCTGATCATCCACCCGGACACCCCGGAGGTGCTGGCGGTGCTGGACTGGGAACTCTCCACCCTGGGCCACCCCTGGGGGGATCTGTCCTACCAGTGCATGCAGTTGCGGCTGTCCCAGGACGCGGCCATCCCGGGCCTGGGTGACCTGGATCGCAAGGCGCTGGGCATTCCCACCGAGGAAGAGTACGTGGCCGAGTACTGTCGCCTGACCGGCATCGACGCCATCCCGAACTGGAACTTCTACATCGTGTTCAACTACTTCCGGCTGGCGGCTATCCTGCAGGGCATTCAGAAGCGGGCGCTGGACGGCAATGCCTCCAGCGACAAGGCGTTCGAGTACGGCGCCATGGCGCGACCGTTGGCGGAAGAGGCCGTGCAACTGATCTGA
- a CDS encoding acyl-CoA dehydrogenase family protein, whose protein sequence is MDFQHPSHVRELQQRLTAFMEEHVYPAEHEFSAQVQKERWKSPPVLEDLKARARAEGLWNLFMPDERFGPGLSNLEYAPLAEIMGRVFWAAEVFNCNAPDTGNMEVFVKYGTPAQQQQWLQPLLDGEIRSAFAMTEPAVASSDATNVETSITRDGDDYVINGRKWFITNAMHERCAIFIVMGKSDPDNPNRHLQQTQILVPRDAKGLEVVRPLSTFGYYEEPGGHAEVVFDNVRVPKENLLLGEGRGFEVAQGRLGPGRIHHCMRLIGAAQRALEFACRRVEDREVFGRRLSQQGSVRESIAVMASKVEMSRLLTLRAAAKMDTDGTKEARDLIAMAKIMVPQLTSEVLDMAIQMHGAGGFTADYFMAEAFNYARWCRMADGPDQVHMMALGKQVIGQYNA, encoded by the coding sequence ATGGATTTCCAGCATCCATCCCATGTGCGTGAGCTTCAGCAACGCCTGACCGCGTTCATGGAGGAACACGTCTATCCCGCGGAGCACGAGTTCAGCGCGCAGGTCCAGAAGGAGCGTTGGAAGTCGCCGCCGGTCCTGGAGGATCTCAAGGCCAGGGCGCGGGCCGAGGGCCTGTGGAACCTGTTCATGCCGGACGAGCGTTTTGGCCCGGGTCTGAGCAATCTGGAATACGCGCCCCTGGCCGAGATCATGGGCCGGGTATTCTGGGCCGCCGAGGTCTTCAACTGTAATGCGCCGGATACGGGCAACATGGAAGTGTTCGTGAAATACGGCACTCCCGCGCAACAGCAGCAGTGGCTGCAGCCTTTGCTGGACGGGGAGATTCGCTCTGCCTTCGCCATGACGGAGCCGGCGGTGGCCTCCAGTGATGCCACCAATGTCGAGACGTCCATCACCCGGGATGGCGACGACTACGTGATCAACGGGCGCAAGTGGTTCATCACCAACGCCATGCACGAGCGCTGCGCCATCTTCATCGTCATGGGCAAGTCGGACCCGGACAACCCCAACCGGCACCTGCAGCAGACACAGATTCTGGTGCCCCGGGATGCCAAGGGCCTGGAAGTGGTGCGGCCGCTGAGCACCTTCGGTTACTACGAAGAGCCGGGCGGGCATGCGGAGGTGGTGTTCGACAACGTGCGCGTGCCGAAGGAGAACCTGCTGTTGGGCGAAGGGCGCGGCTTCGAGGTAGCCCAGGGCCGTCTGGGCCCGGGGCGCATCCACCACTGCATGCGCCTTATCGGCGCAGCGCAGCGGGCACTGGAATTCGCCTGCCGGCGGGTGGAGGACCGTGAAGTCTTCGGCCGTCGCCTCAGTCAGCAGGGTTCCGTGCGCGAGTCCATCGCTGTGATGGCCTCGAAGGTGGAAATGTCCCGTCTGCTGACCCTGCGAGCGGCGGCCAAGATGGACACCGACGGCACCAAGGAGGCCCGGGATCTCATCGCCATGGCCAAGATCATGGTGCCGCAGCTCACCTCCGAAGTGCTGGACATGGCCATCCAGATGCATGGCGCCGGCGGCTTCACCGCGGACTATTTCATGGCCGAGGCGTTCAACTATGCACGCTGGTGCCGCATGGCGGACGGCCCGGACCAGGTGCACATGATGGCACTGGGGAAACAGGTCATCGGCCAGTACAACGCCTGA
- a CDS encoding TRAP transporter small permease subunit yields MFLLSWVDRINSTLGKIVSFLIWIGMAIIVYEVIARYVFNAPSVWAPGYTQRIFAAYFVLIGAFTLIQGGHVRVDLLLNTRSPRWNALADFLNYSVLVIWGLALCYEGWPYFYETWEWGDTDDSALGHPMWPVMLSLFIGAVMITVQGCVEILRSLILLVRPDLDVKRRGVVV; encoded by the coding sequence ATGTTCCTGCTGTCCTGGGTGGACCGCATCAATTCCACTCTCGGGAAGATCGTGAGCTTCCTGATCTGGATCGGGATGGCCATCATCGTCTACGAGGTGATCGCACGGTACGTGTTCAACGCACCGTCGGTGTGGGCGCCGGGCTACACCCAGCGCATCTTTGCTGCGTACTTCGTGCTGATCGGGGCGTTCACGCTGATTCAGGGCGGACACGTGCGGGTGGACCTGCTCCTGAACACCCGCTCGCCGCGATGGAATGCCCTGGCGGATTTCCTCAATTACTCCGTGCTGGTGATCTGGGGGCTCGCGCTCTGCTACGAGGGCTGGCCCTACTTCTACGAGACCTGGGAATGGGGCGACACCGACGACAGCGCCCTGGGCCACCCCATGTGGCCGGTGATGCTGTCCCTGTTCATCGGTGCCGTGATGATCACCGTGCAGGGCTGCGTGGAGATCCTTCGCTCACTGATCCTCCTGGTCCGTCCTGATCTGGACGTCAAACGAAGGGGCGTTGTTGTATGA
- a CDS encoding TRAP transporter large permease subunit has product MSPELLTVGMFGSLLILIMLGVSLSFALGGVAVVFTLLLSGTAGLFPMISAVFGTMWSVLLAAIPLFVFMGVALGRSQISADLYRAFYLWSGRVNGGLLLGTTGFASVLSAMTGSCAASTLTTGMVGMPAMERHGYDRSFVLGTIGAAGTLGILIPPSITLIVIGLVTGLSVGRLFMGGLIAGLIVITVFLVFVTIKARMRPELAPATNEAVPMRDKIRSLRSVIAPLLIIVVVLSSIFMGLATPTEAAGVGAAAVVVAVALRGELTLKFIREVSYSTASTTGMVIWIVFGAASFVTVYSGAGGIQFLQRVLLGIEVEPWMLIVIMQLIGLVLGMFLDPIGIILLVLPIFFPVVQMLGFDPLWFAVIFQLNLCIGYITPPFGYNIFYLKSLSPNTPILDLYKAVFPYVLLMLACGVVFLLFPSILVDGIELLYRG; this is encoded by the coding sequence ATGAGCCCGGAACTTCTCACGGTGGGCATGTTCGGGTCGCTGCTGATCCTGATCATGCTGGGCGTATCGCTGTCCTTTGCTTTGGGAGGGGTCGCAGTCGTCTTCACCCTGCTTCTCAGCGGCACAGCGGGGCTGTTCCCGATGATCTCCGCTGTCTTCGGCACCATGTGGTCGGTGCTGCTGGCCGCCATCCCACTGTTCGTTTTCATGGGCGTGGCCCTGGGCCGCTCCCAGATTTCGGCGGACCTATATCGCGCATTCTACCTCTGGTCCGGCCGCGTCAATGGCGGCCTGTTGCTGGGAACCACCGGTTTCGCCTCGGTGCTCTCCGCCATGACCGGAAGTTGCGCCGCCTCCACCCTGACCACCGGTATGGTGGGCATGCCGGCCATGGAGCGCCATGGCTACGACCGCTCCTTCGTGCTCGGCACCATTGGCGCAGCAGGCACTCTGGGCATTCTGATCCCGCCGTCCATCACGCTGATCGTTATCGGCCTGGTCACCGGGTTGTCGGTGGGACGGCTGTTCATGGGCGGCCTGATCGCCGGGCTGATCGTGATCACCGTGTTCCTCGTGTTCGTCACCATCAAGGCGCGCATGCGGCCGGAGCTGGCCCCGGCCACGAATGAGGCCGTCCCCATGCGGGACAAGATTAGATCGCTGCGGTCGGTGATTGCCCCGTTGCTGATCATCGTGGTGGTGCTGTCGTCGATTTTCATGGGCCTCGCCACACCCACGGAAGCCGCCGGCGTCGGTGCTGCCGCCGTGGTGGTCGCCGTCGCCCTGCGCGGCGAACTGACCTTGAAGTTCATCCGCGAGGTGAGCTACTCCACCGCCTCCACCACGGGCATGGTGATCTGGATCGTGTTCGGGGCAGCGTCCTTCGTGACCGTCTACTCCGGGGCGGGAGGCATCCAGTTCCTGCAGCGCGTTCTCCTCGGCATCGAAGTGGAACCGTGGATGCTGATCGTGATCATGCAGCTCATCGGGCTGGTCCTGGGCATGTTCCTGGACCCCATCGGCATCATCCTGCTGGTGTTGCCGATCTTCTTCCCGGTGGTGCAGATGCTGGGCTTTGATCCACTCTGGTTTGCGGTGATCTTCCAGCTCAACCTGTGCATCGGCTACATCACACCCCCGTTCGGCTACAACATCTTCTACCTGAAGAGTCTGAGTCCGAACACGCCCATTCTCGATCTGTACAAGGCGGTGTTCCCGTACGTGCTGCTGATGCTGGCGTGTGGCGTGGTTTTCCTGCTTTTCCCCAGCATCCTGGTGGATGGCATCGAGCTGCTGTATCGCGGCTGA
- a CDS encoding M20 aminoacylase family protein, whose product MTVGPERLERLVDFRRELHRHPELGFQEQETARRVQEQLDALGVAYEAGIGGTGIVAWLQGRGGPAAAAVGLRADMDALPLEEHSGVPYASVNPGRMHACGHDGHTTMLLGAIEELQARDDFAGTVYFVFQPAEEGVGGGKAMVGEGLFQRFPMDEIYALHNWPGLPVGRFGLIPGPIMASGDRVDITIRGRGGHGGMNPHGCIDPVRIAADLIQRAHTIVSREVDPLQPAVLSICAVQSGDLAGFNVIPDTAVLSGTLRALDPAVGERLRQSLRGLCESLAQYHGATIDVRIDDTFLVTMNDPDATELGRDVIRRRYGEDTLQAGHQPSMGSEDFSFMLNECRGAYVHVGSRDDEHRQPLHSQEYDFNDRIIPTGIELLSGLAMESLARRRS is encoded by the coding sequence ATGACCGTGGGACCGGAACGACTGGAACGACTGGTGGACTTCCGCCGGGAACTGCACCGTCACCCGGAACTCGGCTTCCAGGAACAGGAGACGGCCCGGCGCGTCCAGGAGCAACTGGACGCCCTGGGCGTTGCCTATGAAGCAGGCATTGGCGGCACCGGCATCGTTGCCTGGCTGCAGGGGCGCGGAGGCCCTGCAGCCGCGGCGGTGGGCCTGCGCGCCGACATGGATGCGCTGCCACTGGAGGAGCACAGCGGCGTGCCCTACGCCTCCGTGAATCCCGGTCGCATGCACGCCTGCGGCCATGACGGTCACACCACCATGCTGCTGGGGGCCATCGAGGAACTCCAGGCCCGTGACGACTTTGCCGGCACGGTGTACTTCGTGTTCCAGCCGGCGGAGGAAGGTGTCGGTGGCGGCAAGGCCATGGTTGGCGAGGGCCTGTTCCAGCGCTTCCCCATGGACGAGATCTATGCGCTGCACAACTGGCCGGGGCTACCGGTGGGCCGCTTCGGTCTCATACCCGGGCCCATCATGGCCAGTGGCGATCGGGTGGACATCACCATTCGCGGGCGCGGCGGGCACGGCGGCATGAACCCTCACGGCTGCATCGACCCGGTGCGCATCGCCGCCGACCTGATCCAGCGCGCCCACACCATCGTGTCCCGCGAAGTGGACCCGCTGCAGCCGGCGGTGTTGAGCATCTGCGCCGTGCAGAGCGGCGACCTGGCCGGCTTCAATGTGATTCCGGACACCGCGGTGCTGTCCGGCACCCTGCGTGCGCTGGACCCGGCCGTCGGCGAACGGCTGCGGCAGTCCCTGCGCGGACTGTGCGAGAGCCTGGCGCAATACCACGGCGCGACCATCGATGTGCGTATTGACGACACCTTCCTGGTCACCATGAACGACCCCGATGCCACGGAACTGGGCCGCGACGTCATCCGGCGCCGTTACGGTGAGGACACCCTGCAGGCGGGCCACCAGCCGAGCATGGGCAGCGAGGATTTCTCCTTCATGCTCAACGAGTGCCGTGGTGCCTACGTGCACGTCGGCTCCCGGGATGATGAGCATCGTCAGCCCCTGCACAGCCAGGAGTACGACTTCAACGACCGGATCATCCCCACCGGCATCGAACTGCTGTCCGGCCTGGCGATGGAATCACTGGCGCGGCGGCGATCATGA
- a CDS encoding alpha/beta hydrolase, translated as MTMAASTEYEYNPHVHVPDVARYVEDAAEASRMVRKRVTGVYDVAYGERPLMTCDIFPAGPDAPVHAFFHGGYWRGRDKADYSFMAPVFQDAGVTLVLPNYSLCPEVDLETIVADTASFFHWLAKNIRGHGGNPDRITASGHSAGAHLVAMAHAADRADAPPPGLVRKAVLISGLYDLRPVVDTTVNADIGLTDTTARRLSPIRHLPHRSLELSLYVGGGETQSWIAQSRGFLAVLQRAGYAASLDVLGNHNHYSIAAELGNGQSPLARACVDAARSV; from the coding sequence ATGACCATGGCGGCATCCACCGAATACGAATACAACCCGCACGTCCACGTGCCGGACGTGGCCCGGTACGTGGAAGACGCAGCGGAAGCCAGCCGCATGGTTCGGAAGCGGGTAACGGGGGTCTATGATGTCGCCTATGGTGAGCGACCGTTAATGACCTGCGACATCTTTCCCGCCGGCCCTGACGCCCCCGTGCATGCGTTCTTCCACGGCGGCTACTGGCGGGGGCGGGACAAGGCGGATTACAGCTTCATGGCGCCGGTGTTCCAGGACGCCGGGGTCACCCTGGTGCTTCCCAACTACAGTCTCTGCCCAGAGGTCGATCTGGAAACCATCGTCGCGGACACCGCGTCCTTCTTTCACTGGCTGGCGAAGAACATCCGGGGGCACGGCGGGAACCCGGATCGCATCACTGCCTCCGGGCATTCCGCCGGGGCCCATCTGGTGGCCATGGCCCATGCGGCGGACCGGGCGGATGCCCCACCACCGGGACTGGTACGCAAGGCCGTTCTGATCAGCGGCCTGTACGATCTGCGTCCGGTGGTGGACACCACCGTCAACGCCGACATCGGGCTGACGGACACCACGGCGCGCCGGTTAAGTCCCATCCGCCACCTGCCCCACCGATCCCTGGAATTGTCCCTGTATGTCGGAGGCGGAGAAACGCAGTCGTGGATTGCCCAGTCCCGGGGTTTCCTGGCAGTGCTTCAGCGCGCCGGTTACGCCGCGTCGCTGGACGTGCTGGGCAACCACAATCACTACTCCATCGCGGCCGAGCTTGGAAACGGGCAAAGCCCGCTGGCGCGTGCCTGCGTGGATGCGGCGCGGTCCGTATGA
- a CDS encoding TRAP transporter substrate-binding protein, producing the protein MNDDRSMSRRNFLKVGATASAGAAAAVGAPAVIASRNEPIKWRMQTHWPEGVWYYDEIFREFAKRVTEGTDGELEIEIHPPGSVVSTGDTLRAVARGTLDSAFTWPSYWIGQIPVAGHLNGNLATWDSHEEMHMFFYHMGALDIIREAYAERGVYQLGPYSSAGIAVWSNEPIRTLSDFEGFNIRSTGTAARVFEKMGAAPVAIDGGELYQALQTGVADGVHWGGVATGWGMNLQEVNDYILQPNLVAHTNGEVIINMDNWNALGEDHKVVLDAALRATSIDCSSLIRRRDYQHMEEFVNDYDGEIIQMEDEVMEAMRQYTMEVVDEVSENDPEYSGKVGAILHEFMEMTGKI; encoded by the coding sequence ATGAACGATGATCGATCCATGTCACGCCGGAACTTCCTGAAGGTCGGGGCAACTGCCTCCGCGGGTGCCGCTGCGGCCGTGGGTGCGCCTGCGGTCATCGCATCCCGCAATGAACCCATCAAGTGGCGGATGCAGACCCACTGGCCGGAGGGGGTCTGGTACTACGACGAGATTTTCAGGGAATTCGCCAAGCGGGTCACTGAAGGGACCGACGGCGAACTGGAAATCGAGATCCATCCCCCGGGATCGGTGGTCTCCACCGGGGATACCCTGCGGGCCGTCGCCCGCGGCACGCTGGACAGCGCGTTCACCTGGCCGTCCTACTGGATCGGCCAGATCCCTGTGGCGGGGCACCTGAACGGCAACCTGGCCACGTGGGATAGCCACGAAGAAATGCACATGTTCTTCTACCACATGGGTGCGCTGGATATTATCCGCGAAGCGTACGCGGAACGCGGCGTATACCAGCTGGGTCCGTACTCCTCGGCGGGTATTGCAGTCTGGTCCAACGAGCCAATACGGACCCTGAGTGATTTCGAGGGGTTCAACATCCGTTCCACCGGGACCGCGGCGCGGGTGTTCGAGAAAATGGGCGCGGCGCCCGTTGCCATTGACGGCGGCGAGCTGTATCAGGCCCTTCAGACCGGTGTCGCCGACGGCGTGCACTGGGGCGGTGTTGCCACGGGTTGGGGCATGAATCTGCAGGAGGTCAACGACTACATTCTGCAGCCGAATCTGGTGGCACATACCAACGGCGAGGTCATCATCAACATGGACAATTGGAACGCACTGGGCGAGGACCACAAGGTGGTTCTGGACGCTGCCCTGCGTGCCACCAGCATCGACTGTAGTTCACTGATCCGGAGGCGCGATTACCAGCACATGGAAGAATTCGTCAACGACTACGATGGCGAAATCATCCAGATGGAGGACGAGGTCATGGAAGCCATGCGCCAGTACACCATGGAGGTGGTGGACGAGGTCTCGGAAAACGATCCCGAGTACTCCGGCAAGGTGGGTGCCATCCTCCACGAGTTCATGGAGATGACCGGCAAGATCTAG